Within the Plasmodium relictum strain SGS1 genome assembly, chromosome: 12 genome, the region ttcttcttcttcctcttccttttctttcttttttgttttctctttttccttttcttcttcttcttcttcctcttccttttctttctttttggttttctttttttccttttcttcttcttcgtATTCTTGTTCTTCATCTATTTCTTCGTCTTCTTCATATTCTGCTTCCTCTTTTTCTTCCTCTTGTTCTTCTTCGTTTTCTTCTCCTTCCTTTTGTTCATCATACTCTACCTCtacttctttttcttcatattgTTCTAGTTCTTCATGATCTTGTTcttgttctttttttattttataaagtaTATCTACTAGGCTATTTCTTTCACTTTCTTCTGATGAATTGGTATTATTTTTGTTCTCATTTTTTTCcccatttttattatttacgaTAGTTTTATTACtcaatgaattaaaaaaattatttttaattaaatcatcAAAATTTATTGTTTCTAGATGTTCTAAGTTTTTTTGtcttgataataataattcaatGTTCTTCTGTTCTTCATTTATTACATTATGTCTATATAAagtttttctatttttattttcatagcATGctaatgatttattaatatttttccaatttatattatctatatattcattttccttttcattattttttatataattatctatATGTAAAAtgttttctaaaaaaatttctcCTTTTTCATATTCTTCTTTTACCTGGTTgtatttaacttttttattgctcgtttcattatcatttaatatatttaattgtctattttttgttttatttttttttaaatttgtgGTATCTTCACATATactattttttgaatttttattttccatattttttttttttttttactttttttttgtttatattaattattaaaaacattcatttatatgaaaaaaaaaaaaattaataacaaTTGTTTTGAACTAATATAAAGaagctttttttttgtttttttttgtttttttatttttttaattttttattcttttttttttttttatggtaatattataaaagtaaaaatatatataaataagtttAATGAATCtttagtttttattattttattttattttttattttttttgcatttttgtcatttatctatttttattcttatttttttgctTCTACCTTTTTCaaaacatttataaaaatacatttgagttaaaaaaataatatatttattaaaacatatgaataaataaatacataaaaaagcacataaattttatataaaaactgttaatttaaaattataataaaattatttatgatTTATAACTTAATATACATATGGAGGAAGTATTATttagataaataaaaaatgctATGGGcattttgcttttttttttatttattcaatgaaaaaaaaaagaaaataaggttaaaactttaaaattttaaaaaaaatttaaatatttgtatttctcttttaaaacactttgaaatatttgttatattaatacatatgtatataaatgataacgtaattaaaattataaaaataatgaaaggagttttaaaaaaattgcatTTATAAACGAATTATAATTTCAATTTGTATAAAtcagtaaaaaaaaaaaataaaatatcaaaaaacaTGATAAAGATATACATGCATTACACTAATAACTGTTATAATATGTTAaggtataaaaaaaaatgaaagttcAAATATTGCAATTGTATGTTAGATTCCTTAGTACAAAGTTGCACGtaatttctaaaaataaaaaaaacctttataatatgtttatatacccttaaatatataaaagtttatataattataaatgaaataaaaagaatttaagaaataacacatatttaaaacataaaattatttatattaaaaaaaaaaaaaaaaaaaagaattaactTTAAATagtacttaaaaaaaaaaaaaaatgtcatacttttttaaaattgggAAAAAATTTAAGCATTAGCATGCAAAAGCTATTTTATGAGAAATGAATATTTCCAATATAAGACGGATACGGATAAATTatactaaataaaaaaatataattaatttattttattctttgaAGTATATACGTTGCATTTTGTAAGATGAAAATTAGGAAAATACAACTTCTACTTTTTTACATTtctaaatattattttctttaaaatgttaaaagaaaaaactaagataaaaaataaaatttttaaaaatatatataaataacctaaaaatttaaaacaaaGGAATAAAGtgaacaaaatataaaaaattcttatagAATTTTGTAATATCCtaatatttttagtaaatattataatttttctgtatataaaaaattaaaaaaaaaaatttgtttaaagaagaaataattatttcttaaaagACTATatctaataataaaaaagaagaattgATATAGATAATTAAGACAATTTTTAGAATAGCAAAaaagttcaaaaaaaaaattttaattttaaatgcaTGTAAAGAAAACGTAACATAGTTGTACTAAAGGTCtcctattattttttaatatattttcttcatatttttttttgaaatactaaatttattttaaaattattattcaaatatatatggtttaattgaaaatttttttattctatattttgaaaaaatttagaataacaaaaaatcatttaaaacGAAAATGTGTTTATACATAACATTCAGTATTACGTAAAATTAGctaatagataaaaaattgaactcttatttttatgcactaatataatattttgcataaagaaattataaactttttttttttctttttattctatattcctttatttttctttttaattttttttatattttcaacaaatatattaatttgcTTATGTGCTTGTATATAATGTATAtccatcttttttttttttttttttatatataaaattaaatataaatatatttattatttttacctTTTTTATAGGTAACTAAATGTTTAAAGTAGAATTAACCTTTTCCCTTTACAAAttatacttaattttttttttaataaatattatttttgaaatacaTAAATGATACAGTTTCGGATACGACCTCATCtcaaatttttataacattTGGGAAAATAACCATgcttataaatatttaataaatttaattaattttaatatcatttttctatatattatgaaatttagcaataaaacaaaaaaaagaaaaaaaaaaaaattaacttttttttttttgcactTGTAAAAGAACAAAAGCACAAAAATAGGTATCTCTGTATAGCAAATCAGTCAAAATGGAAAATAGAAAAACCTTTCGGAAAGTAAGAAAATAAAgcacataattttttataaaatataatgtttcattttttatttaaaaaaaaatttcgaaAAAGAGAAacaatatatgaaaaatctaaaaaaattacagaacttgaaaaaaaaaaaatattcataattaaaactttatataaaaaaattaataaaattaatacatacttcaattaaaattttcttaaaaataatgtGACAAAATACATATTAATATGTATGCTATTTTACTTTTCCATTTTGATCATGCATATTtaacttataaaaaaaatttcaaatttacatgtatatatatttaacatgtttaaaaataaatctaaTTAGGATATAGcactattttaaaaattaataaagaagttatttcctttttaatgAATCTAAAAAAGGACCTtgttataattctttttttttttaaatcatagaaacaaaaacaaattaagaaaatagaaaagttcaaaaaaaaaaaaaaaaggaaaataccATTTAAAATtggaacaaaaaaaaaaaaaaaaaaaagtaaaatatagataaaaatatatatatatgcttatATTAAGGAGTActttaaaattaaagttCATCActgtaataatttttttttttttgttttttaattaaatcaaaATATGGTGGAATTTCCATCAATAAAACTGCAACAGTCCAAGTTATAATAGTTTTATTtatctaaaaaattaaaaaatgttacaaaaattataatttatgtttaaatataaatccaaatttatgtataatttttttttttttttaattacataaTTTGTAGAATAGAATGATATTGCACTAtcaattttaaaaacatGCCGCAAAAACTCGTATAAAAATACCAATCTGtcaagaaaaataaaaattttataggaataaataaataagattAACTAAGAAATGATATATTATCATATAGTttagaaacaaaaaaaaaaaaaaaaaaaagaatataacaataattataataatattgttaaatttaataagaaatgtaataataatattatttgttACCCGAAACATGACGTTTGagatttttcaatatttgcATTAGGGTTAACTAATTTTCTAATTTCATCAACAGTAAGAGGACATAATTTTTCAGCTTTTTCCATATACATATTTGTATTAATCAATAATGGATTATAATTTTCTGAAATATTCAATATGtcctattaaaaaaaaaagaaaaaatttgtttctttttcaagtacatatatttatttttatacaaatataaaattaaataaataatttttaattttttttttaagttattttattacagttgcaaaatgatgaaaattttcaattgcatataattttataaatttctttaatttaaaaGGTAATTCATCAATTTCCGAATAATTCAAAATTACTTGTATTTCTTTTCTACACAAATTTAAATCTCCTGTGCCAACTCCTACATATTCATTCTTCTTTAATACCCTTTTTTCATCGTAGTCATCTATATCCTCTTCAATAGatgttttatataaattagtaataaaaaatttgaaattcCTAGGAAAACAAGGAACaggaataaatttttttaattttttttctttcttattCTTGTGTACAACATAATGTAGATAAGTTTTCATCGCATTTTGTCTTCCTAGTGCTAAATAACTTTTGCAATATAAGAAAAtgtttttatgaaataattttatttttacaatatttttatttttataattttctttaataattgaattttttttattttccttaagtctataattaaataaatttaaaatatcatcATTCATTTTTGACTGCGGTATTTTAATCACAATTTGAGCTGACGCCCCTCCTATTTCTATTACCCCCATGACATCGTTactattgtttttattttcattattactattatccataatattaattttgttattttcattaatttcattaCTTAGATTTACGTTATTTTCTgtatttacattatttataGTGTTactattactatttttattatcatttgtAAATATTACGGGACTGTCTAAAGATTTTTCTAGAAGAGAATAAATCGAtacaaaagataaaatagCTTCTTCTTTTCCACTTAATACTTTGATTAATAACTcgtcaattaataaaaactcattaaaattattatacaaATAAGTTTTAAGAAAgttaacatatttttttgatttacTTATACTTAGTAATCTAAAGCCACCTGATGCTCTAAATAGTATAACTGTACTTGATCGCTCTTTTTTctcaatattttcatttataaaatttttaattttcttaaaataatCATAAAAAGTTTCTTTATCATCACTGaagtaattatttaatatataaaccAAACCAGGAGATGCTTTATAACTTATAGAAggaatataaatttttatattttcactatcatttattattttgtaattataaatatgtacTCTTGTTCCAGTTGATCCTGCATCAATTATTAcagatttatatatatctaaatttgctttatcatttttatttagttcATTCAAATGCTcacattttatatttaaattcagGTAAATAAATATTGCATAAACTAAAACTATAATTTTAAGCGAtttcttttttgtaattccatcatttttcattttttgtaaatatttatatttatttttttcgggaaaaagtttttaatttttattttatcaattatttcaatataaaattttttttttaactttatatatacttttaaatttaaaacttttaatAGAAAGATATTATgatattatcattaatatttgtaaaatatttacttTAAATAGATGCTTCAcctatttttaaatacttttttatataatgtaatttttaaaataaatagaaatcTAAATATATACTTCTAAAAATAGtacaaaaaaatacaattaatATCATATATCCATAGTTTTCAATTTTGcttttacaaaaattaataataaaatcttAACATTTACGTAAAAAAGTACTTATTTTTAGTttcttttgttattttttttctttttcatagaACTATTATTACAAGTAATTCTTTAgctaataaattatataattaaaaaaatctaaaaaatatatatatattttttttttttaaaagttttaatTGTATAATTTTCATCTCATTTAATGCAAACCTTTGGCTAAATATAATGTTAAATAgtgaaataatatttaaaaaaaattgtattttaaaaagtaaaaaaaaaaaaatataaaatatgttcatttaaatataaaaaaaaaaaataaagtatttttatagaaaaaaggaatatttatattaaaacaaaaaaacaaaaattaatatacaaataaaataataatttaaaaagatatatttttgtaagtatatatatatatataagcatTTATAATATGGtgttaaattaaaaaaaaatatatatttataaagcaTCGAAACAATTAATGAAATACCATAGTTTAATAACATAAGaatcataaaataaaatatataaatatatatatatatatatctacagacaaagaaaaaaagaatttttatttatttaattttataaccATATTATAAGGTAATATTACATCATTAAGAGAGTTTATTTTATCCAGAATTAAGGTTTagtattttcttttcttttaatgatgcaaaaaagaaataagatataattaaaatctttagaaatactttattttgtaaatatgtaattttttgtttaaagtACTTGGAGAATtgaattgtaaaaaaaaaagaaataaaataaaatatttaaaattagctatataaaataactaaaaaaatataaaaaataaaataaatttgaattttaaaaagctcatttaaaatatttctacTTACAATAGACATCttctaataaatttataggttatatgttttaattttattttattattattatttttttttattcttttattattattattattttttctttttttttattttattattataattatatatatatatatatatatatatatatatatatatatatatatatatatatataaaagaaatctATATAATtccatttatatattttataaaccCAGaacaatataatattaaaattaaaaaaatatatatatccaAAGAAAgtaatacttttattatatctatacagataaatataaaaaatataaaattttttaatatttaaattgcCATTTAATTTGTGAccttttaagaaaaaatttaaataattttttttttaattcaaaaaggaaaatttttttttcttgaataTTCTAAagtattagaaaaaaaaaaaatatattagaaacatttttaatttttactataaaataagaaaatttttcattttctattattatatgtattCTTAGTTTTGAGTAAATTATAGGATTAACTatgtaattatataaaatatataattaaattttttttttcagtacaattaaaaaaaacaaagttTACGGATTCTTCtttatgtaaaatttttaatatttaaaaaaaaaaaatatatattcatgtatatatatatatatatatatgcataagAAACCTTTTCTAGATAGTGGAAAAAAAATTGCTCaacttttgtatttttagaattaacatttatctatttatttatttaaacaaatttaatgtaaatatattttttttttttttagttactATATAATTCATGACAtttaacttttatttatttaatatattataattttcttaatctataattttttcattgttatagaaattaaacattttaaaaaaacttgTTTATTTCAATCtattaatgatttttttttttcaactttttttctaaaatgattataaaaaagtttatattattaaatttttttttactagtagtttttttatataaacatttAAAAAGTGATTTTTTCGTATGTAAATGCTTTGAATCATCTGTTAAAATAATTGAAGAGAAGAGAAATGATTATGTATTAGATGATGCCATACATACTATTTTAATGCATGCGCCTGAAGAAAATGGAGTATTCATTCATAATAGTATTAACAAAATAATGAGtaaaagatatattaattttaatgtaagaaaaatattaatcagaatatcttctttaattaaaagtaGAAAATTAGATTATTTATGTGATCCGAGtcaattaataattataataggAGTTCCTCAAATTATATCTAATGCTGAATTATTAGAAGATATAaagttatataaattaaaaaaattaatagaaaatattgtAAATTCTATAGTAATATGTAAACCTAAAAATCATGAAAAGATGTTTTACTTAGAATTAAGTGGATGTCAATCACAATCGGAtcaagaaataatttttgataatggaaaatatgaaaaaaaaggaaatttgCAATTAAAACCgagaaataaattttttagtatACTCTTAAATTGCTCAGTTGATAACCTTGGTTCTGGGGATAAAACAATGAAATGTGTTAACAAAGAGTTAGccaaaaaaaattctaaaattTCAGAAAGTTGTTCAAAATGCTTTGAGAATTCAGTTAATTGTGGAAAATCAAATTGTTGGTTATCTTGTTTATTTAGTAATCCATGTTCAGATAGTTGTTTTAACTGTGGAGTAAATTATtgtaaaaaagaattaatcaATTGCACTGGATTACTAAATTTACCAGATGCATGCgtttaaataattcaatttttcttaatgaattaactaaaaaaaaataaaataaaatttaatatatgaataaataaattaaaaaagaatagtAAAATTAACTTATTACGCATACATATAATGTAgtctatttattaattaaaatggAAAAGGATATATTGGATAtcataattaatttataataaaaatgcatacaatttttttttttaatgtttttttttggcttctttaattctatttattttttgataactatattttaataaataattttgaaattacaagattttatctttaaataatatacaaCAATTTAGTGTTTTTATTGTGTAATTTTGGACAATAATTTTAAGATAAGAAAAAATgcttaataaataaatatctaTAGAAAAATGgtgtaaatttaaattataaatatatatatttctattatgTAACTATTGGTActatatatgataaaattCTTCTTATCCAAGTAAatctattaataatataaagggtagaaataaaaaattgcaatataataataataataattaataatgaagatTGAAAATACAAACaagataatatatttaaaattatgcaaattaaataagatataaataataatttttggtTTTTGTAAAATGCATCATTTCTATCTTGTGATCTGTTATAGGGCGTTAAGAAAGAAGAAAAGCTAAAcaataaaaagatattacCCATAGAATATCTAAAAGCAAATGATTTTATATTTCCTATAAATATCATAGGTATTGAACTGATacttaaaaacaaaaataatattccTAATAAGAAggaaacaataaaaataaaaattctttcAAATAATGTTAATGTCAATACATTTTCTATAGTATTACTTTCCCTGTTATcttcattaaaataatagtTTTCTCCTAATAAATATTCacgcattttttttttttatattactaaTGATTTACAAtgttaagaaataaaaaagtattaataagtaaaaataaaataactatatatatgcataatatataatttatgatAAATTCAGAGATACAAACaaattgtaatttaaaataaattagtaaaaaatatgaaaaaatgattataaattaagtaatactcaaaaatatttatccAATTCCCAAAAAACATTGTCTAATAATTTTAGCATAAACTCTTTACTATTTAGTAAACAATAATATCATACATGTGAATTctttactttaaaaaaaaaaaaattaaataaaacaataatatttaaaaaaatgataaataaataaaatatcaattcccaataatattaacattaataaaaaaaaattattcaaatttatttggaaatttataaatacatttatttCTAATGATTaattctaaaattttttttttttaacaattaaataatttaaattatatgtataaatatatatatttattaattatgcactattttattcaaaaaatacTAATGAAATATATCCAAAGGTAATTGTGAATGtgttctttttcatttacaCTCATTTAGTTTTGTTGGTAATGATTTTAAATGAAAGGatttataaaatgaatttcaaaaaattataaaaataaatactactagaaatattttattttctattatatatcactaaaaaaaaaaaaaaaaatttatatatttactagAAAATAGTTAAATGTCTCTTCATATTCATacagataattttttaaaaataattatatatataaagaaaaaaaaaagatgagaATTTATCCTCCCATATTATTTACGCAGCTggtgaaatgaaaaaaatgtatgTGCAGGTATATGaaaatttacatttaaaaCAATTTATTGTTActtatttcaattttatattttattttatcattttccctatttatataatacaatattaattttttataattaatcaTGTTAAATTTAAGGGGAAAACAAATACAAATTAacacttttattaaaaatatattaagatACCTAAATAaactttaatattattaacttttaatatattcttgttttttttctgttttatgttattttattattttttaattaaacaaTATTctgttataaattatgacttaattattttcctttatattagaattttaattattaggtactttaaatttttaattatatttataatttattatttctatataaaaGGTAGTTcgtatattaaaaaatatatattataataataataatttttatttatttaaaaaatgttgtGATACAACTGCGTGCAATAGGTTATTTCATACTTTAAGctaagtttaaaaaaagttaattaataaaaaaaaacacaaaTGAAAGTacaactttttttataaaattaaaatatgtattattgaatcatttttttctttttttccttttttttttttttttatatatatattttgatatGCAATTTTTCTATGTCTTAATAACTTTCTAAaatcatattatttaattatgaaataaatcaaaaaaacTGATTTAATTtgaagaatataaaatactttttactattttttataatttatgaataaaataaattatttaaatgacaAAAACATAGaacattttataatttcgTATTGTTCTGCAtataattaatgaaataatcTAAGgtatttatactttttttatttatttattcttatatattttttttttatataagtttCCAAAATTCAAGTTGtatacacaaaaaaaaaaaaggaaaaaagaaaaacataacatttatggtttttattataaaattttataattatatatatatatatattttaaatagtttaattagacttaaaaaatttataaaaaaaaaaaatgaaaatacatatataaacataaaaattcttaaaagaaagataaaataattcacaaatttaaatttcaattaattttacattaccataaaaaattatactaaggtaatttttttttttttttgtatatagaaataagcaaaaacatatttcttttgtaacatatgaattaataattgatatatataatttaaaaatgagtATTGTGATATTTCGtagaatattataaaatttgtgAAAAATAGTATAACaatcaaaaattaaaatggcAAATCtgaagaattatttttacgaaataatttttttatatatgaatataatgcattaattaacatttttattgcCTCTGATCCAcctattatataaaaaaaaaaatatttatatatataaaatgttaacattttttaaatgaatataaagagaaatacacatatataatttttaattatacacatatttatttatatttatatatatatataccaGGTATATAAGAAacaataaaagaaatgaGTGCTAACACTTGCACAACTGATGTAATTAGTGcctataaaaattaaataagaaaaagaaattaatatatttctatacaaacacttattatatttatatagaataataaactatttaaaatattaaagaataaaaaataattgttacaaaaaaaaaaagaaaaaaatatgaattatgTTCTTACCAATAAATATAGGGGTCTAATTACAGTGAAATATAAAGTAGAAGCtaaagataatatatatgctGCAGTAAATGGAAGactataatgaaaaaaaaaaaaaaaaatatattaatatatttttaataatttaaaaataaacagaTTTAAGTTActctaaaataatataattatagaaaaaatattttatcgTTTATTTCTAACCGTTTTCTTTCTAAGAGATGAAAGTACAAACTTGAGAATCCTTTTAAAAAAGCTAATGAGGTAACAAACGAAATGGAagataaagtaaaaaaaaaaccaaaTTGCCTTGGGGCGATTACAATCATTGGTAAagttaaaaatgataaaatcataaataaaatactaATACCAAATAATACAcaaaataaaggaaaatttTTGTAAGATAATATAGTTGTAAAACctaaaaaagaatttgatTCATTATTTCTACTTTGATTATTAAATATAggaaaatttgaaaaaattgaTTCTGTTTCAGCAGCAGTTGAATTTGATGAAATGGATGGAGCATTTGTTAGATTTGTTTTTTCTAACGTTGCTTTAAAACCTTTTTGGAAATTTTCAGCTCCTTTTTTTGATAAACCAATTGCTTTTTGTATCAATCccttttcttcat harbors:
- a CDS encoding adenosine-diphosphatase, putative; translation: MKNDGITKKKSLKIIVLVYAIFIYLNLNIKCEHLNELNKNDKANLDIYKSVIIDAGSTGTRVHIYNYKIINDSENIKIYIPSISYKASPGLVYILNNYFSDDKETFYDYFKKIKNFINENIEKKERSSTVILFRASGGFRLLSISKSKKYVNFLKTYLYNNFNEFLLIDELLIKVLSGKEEAILSFVSIYSLLEKSLDSPVIFTNDNKNSNSNTINNVNTENNVNLSNEINENNKINIMDNSNNENKNNSNDVMGVIEIGGASAQIVIKIPQSKMNDDILNLFNYRLKENKKNSIIKENYKNKNIVKIKLFHKNIFLYCKSYLALGRQNAMKTYLHYVVHKNKKEKKLKKFIPVPCFPRNFKFFITNLYKTSIEEDIDDYDEKRVLKKNEYVGVGTGDLNLCRKEIQVILNYSEIDELPFKLKKFIKLYAIENFHHFATDILNISENYNPLLINTNMYMEKAEKLCPLTVDEIRKLVNPNANIEKSQTSCFGLVFLYEFLRHVFKIDSAISFYSTNYINKTIITWTVAVLLMEIPPYFDLIKKQKKKNYYSDEL
- a CDS encoding protein transport protein SFT2, putative; its protein translation is MSENKYEGLSFFENNEFQNLNNEFLKGSMDHNKNEEKGLIQKAIGLSKKGAENFQKGFKATLEKTNLTNAPSISSNSTAAETESIFSNFPIFNNQSRNNESNSFLGFTTILSYKNFPLFCVLFGISILFMILSFLTLPMIVIAPRQFGFFFTLSSISFVTSLAFLKGFSSLYFHLLERKRLPFTAAYILSLASTLYFTVIRPLYLLALITSVVQVLALISFIVSYIPEAIKMLINALYSYIKKLFRKNNSSDLPF